A single region of the Halobacterium wangiae genome encodes:
- a CDS encoding GNAT family N-acetyltransferase, with amino-acid sequence MPDFRSVPDSDVPAFRSLVSYAFRPQEGPTDPDDVDPEDIPEEWKIGRRRALYDGDDLLTVCKLIDFRTRVRGDYHPMDGLSAVASPPESRRQGLVGEMLAATLEESRERGTYLSALWPFKRTFYGQYGWATCSRGVEHDIDPDLLSFTRDHRHGTFVEVDADEWERLDVVHDAHGARYELTMDRTEEWWRHRVFTGYDDDPFVYGWERDGELAAYVVYSVESGDDGRSLNVRDVAYVDHDALLALLRFFADHDSQVDSVQFWTPADADLMDVVPNADDLDATLHVGPMVRLVDVPDALEALSFPDDVAGSLVLAVDDPLAAWNDDTFRLVVEDGAASVKPTDEDVDVELGVGALSQLYVGYRGADELATVGDLAGEASAVELLGEAFPTRKTLLREGF; translated from the coding sequence ATGCCCGACTTTCGCTCTGTCCCCGACAGCGACGTCCCAGCGTTTCGGTCGCTGGTCAGTTACGCGTTCCGACCGCAGGAAGGCCCGACGGACCCCGACGACGTCGACCCGGAGGACATCCCCGAGGAGTGGAAGATCGGCCGCCGCCGAGCGCTCTACGACGGCGACGACCTGCTGACGGTCTGCAAACTCATCGACTTCAGGACGCGCGTGCGGGGAGACTATCACCCGATGGACGGCCTCTCGGCGGTCGCGAGCCCACCCGAGTCCCGACGCCAGGGCCTCGTCGGCGAGATGCTCGCCGCCACGCTCGAGGAGTCCCGCGAACGTGGCACCTACCTCTCCGCCCTCTGGCCGTTCAAGCGGACGTTCTACGGCCAGTACGGCTGGGCGACGTGCAGCCGGGGCGTCGAACACGATATCGACCCGGACCTGCTGTCGTTCACGCGCGATCACCGCCACGGAACGTTCGTCGAGGTGGACGCGGACGAGTGGGAGCGACTCGACGTCGTCCACGACGCCCACGGCGCACGCTACGAACTCACGATGGACCGCACCGAGGAGTGGTGGCGCCACCGCGTGTTCACGGGCTACGACGACGACCCGTTCGTCTACGGGTGGGAGCGCGACGGAGAGCTGGCGGCGTACGTCGTGTACTCCGTCGAGAGCGGCGACGACGGCAGGTCATTGAACGTCCGCGACGTGGCGTACGTCGACCACGACGCGCTACTCGCACTCCTGCGGTTCTTCGCGGACCACGACTCGCAAGTCGACTCGGTCCAGTTCTGGACGCCCGCCGATGCCGACCTCATGGACGTGGTTCCGAACGCCGACGACCTGGACGCGACGCTCCACGTCGGCCCGATGGTCAGGCTCGTGGACGTCCCGGACGCCCTCGAAGCCCTCTCGTTCCCCGACGACGTCGCCGGGTCGCTCGTACTCGCCGTCGACGACCCGCTTGCGGCGTGGAACGACGACACGTTCCGTCTCGTCGTCGAGGACGGAGCGGCCAGCGTCAAACCCACCGACGAGGACGTGGACGTCGAACTCGGCGTCGGCGCGCTCTCCCAGCTGTACGTCGGCTACCGCGGCGCCGACGAACTCGCGACGGTCGGCGACCTGGCTGGTGAGGCGTCGGCCGTCGAACTCCTCGGCGAGGCGTTCCCGACCCGGAAGACGCTGCTGCGAGAGGGGTTCTGA
- a CDS encoding NADH:flavin oxidoreductase/NADH oxidase, with product MTADVFSPLELRGTTVRNRLMVSPMCQYSCEDRDGLATEWHRTHLGSRAVGGAGIVMTEATAVEPRGRISPEDLGIWSDEHADALAPIAAFVRSQGATPAIQLAHAGRKGSTARPWDDRGPLGPDEGGWDVVAPSDVPYPYDDDRRTTRRLDRAGIDAVVESFRAGARRARDAGFEIAEIHAAHGYLLHEFLSPVANHREDEYGGSFENRTRLVREVTEAVRAEWDDDAPVFVRISATDWLDDRESWDLEQSVRLADQLYEAGADLVDVSTGGIHPDQEVAWVGPNYQVRFAERIRDERETPIKVGAVGGIQTGEQAQALVRNGRADLAIVGRKFLRDPYFPIHAAHELDREDAVDVPVQYRHGF from the coding sequence ATGACAGCCGACGTGTTCTCGCCGCTAGAGCTCCGCGGGACGACGGTCCGCAACCGGTTGATGGTGTCGCCGATGTGCCAGTACTCCTGTGAGGACCGCGACGGACTGGCGACCGAGTGGCACCGCACTCACCTCGGGTCCCGCGCCGTTGGCGGGGCAGGTATCGTGATGACGGAAGCGACGGCCGTCGAACCTCGCGGCCGCATCTCCCCGGAGGACCTCGGTATCTGGAGCGACGAGCACGCCGACGCGCTCGCGCCCATCGCGGCGTTCGTCCGGTCGCAGGGCGCCACGCCGGCGATCCAGCTCGCACACGCGGGCCGGAAGGGGTCGACTGCCCGACCCTGGGACGACCGCGGGCCGCTCGGTCCCGACGAGGGTGGCTGGGACGTCGTCGCACCCAGCGACGTCCCCTACCCGTACGACGACGACCGGCGGACCACCAGGCGACTCGACAGGGCGGGAATCGACGCCGTCGTCGAGTCGTTCCGTGCGGGCGCGCGACGCGCCAGGGACGCCGGATTCGAGATCGCGGAGATCCACGCGGCCCACGGCTACCTCCTCCACGAGTTCCTCTCCCCGGTCGCGAACCACCGCGAGGACGAGTACGGCGGCAGCTTCGAGAATCGGACGCGCCTCGTGCGGGAAGTCACGGAGGCCGTCCGCGCGGAGTGGGACGACGACGCACCGGTGTTCGTCCGCATCTCCGCGACCGACTGGCTCGACGACCGCGAATCCTGGGACCTCGAGCAGTCCGTCCGGCTCGCAGATCAGCTCTACGAGGCGGGCGCGGACCTCGTCGACGTCTCCACTGGCGGCATCCACCCGGACCAGGAGGTAGCGTGGGTCGGCCCGAACTACCAGGTGCGGTTCGCCGAGCGCATCCGAGACGAGCGAGAGACGCCCATCAAGGTCGGTGCAGTCGGCGGCATCCAGACCGGCGAGCAGGCCCAGGCGCTCGTGCGGAACGGTCGCGCCGACCTCGCAATCGTCGGCCGGAAGTTCCTCCGCGACCCCTACTTCCCGATCCACGCCGCCCACGAACTCGACCGCGAGGACGCAGTCGACGTACCCGTCCAGTACCGCCACGGGTTCTAA
- a CDS encoding Zn-ribbon domain-containing OB-fold protein yields the protein MTDDQTATSFDAHRCPNGHVSYPGHTRCPDCGEKQTETVDLADRTATVVTWTTSNATPPGVREPNHLAIVEFAVDGEAVRALGQLTTAEGVDIGDEVEPVYTEELREPGAGIREPDSQEWDGYRFEPV from the coding sequence ATGACCGACGACCAGACAGCCACGAGTTTCGACGCACACCGCTGCCCGAACGGCCACGTCTCGTACCCCGGACACACGCGCTGCCCGGACTGCGGCGAGAAGCAGACCGAGACCGTCGACCTCGCGGACCGCACCGCGACGGTCGTCACCTGGACCACCTCGAACGCAACGCCGCCGGGCGTCCGTGAACCGAACCACCTCGCCATCGTCGAATTCGCAGTCGACGGCGAGGCTGTCCGCGCGCTCGGCCAGCTGACCACCGCGGAAGGCGTCGACATCGGCGACGAGGTCGAACCCGTCTACACCGAGGAACTCCGCGAACCGGGCGCAGGCATCCGCGAACCCGACAGTCAGGAGTGGGACGGCTACCGCTTCGAACCGGTCTGA
- a CDS encoding protein kinase — translation MEPDTGDRDVDSEHIAALQQQVEADSVDALVDELGSEDPDERAGAAWRLVEAASSEPTAVRAHLDSVLDCVDDDDVWVQRGATWVLAELAERQPDALSVKFEALVDLTRAADPLVRQNGVVAVAGVTKSYPARASAGLSSIAPLTRSEDPLLRRYAKQAVREVTAAIADRAEDAGYPMLVRAHPEFADLFPEGVSVVTVNADDDRSRPVHVSFGQDAPAVAEDDGDERPKMGPPDEVPDPPNVVLEDDDLAPNLKLRQGVLTTDFRADVDEEKLEHGLVTYRRFHRDESAVLKAFHEAVERWAAVDEHDHVVSILGQGDRWLATRYDDGETFERRGAPKTLAEAVYDAMSITKAISYAHARGVVHGGLHPAAVRFVATGRRTWDAPVVGDWGFAHAASGVQVPPVPSGFAAPEHHEPETYGRFDQSTDVFGVGAMTYYLFTGEPPNATDDLVPAREWNPALPEGVEDLFALSLAAEKTARYDTVLDYQRSLDELAVTLAGEGVA, via the coding sequence ATGGAACCCGACACAGGCGACCGCGACGTGGACAGCGAACACATCGCAGCGCTCCAGCAGCAGGTCGAGGCGGACTCGGTGGACGCGCTCGTCGACGAACTCGGGAGCGAGGACCCCGACGAACGCGCTGGGGCGGCGTGGCGACTCGTGGAGGCCGCCTCCTCGGAGCCGACGGCGGTCCGGGCACACCTCGACAGCGTCCTCGACTGCGTCGACGACGACGACGTCTGGGTGCAACGCGGTGCGACCTGGGTGCTCGCGGAACTCGCAGAACGACAGCCGGACGCTCTCTCCGTGAAGTTCGAAGCGCTCGTCGACCTCACGCGGGCGGCGGACCCGCTGGTCCGGCAGAACGGCGTGGTGGCCGTCGCGGGCGTGACGAAGTCCTACCCCGCTCGCGCGAGCGCCGGTCTCTCGAGCATCGCGCCGCTGACGCGCTCGGAGGATCCGCTGCTCCGGCGGTACGCGAAGCAGGCGGTCCGCGAGGTGACGGCAGCTATCGCGGACCGCGCCGAGGACGCCGGTTACCCGATGCTGGTCCGCGCCCACCCCGAGTTCGCCGACCTCTTCCCGGAGGGAGTCTCCGTGGTCACGGTGAACGCGGACGACGACCGCTCCCGCCCGGTCCACGTCTCCTTCGGACAGGACGCGCCGGCGGTCGCCGAGGACGACGGCGACGAGCGCCCGAAGATGGGGCCACCCGACGAGGTGCCGGACCCGCCGAACGTCGTCCTCGAGGACGACGACCTCGCGCCGAACCTGAAACTCCGACAGGGAGTACTGACGACGGACTTCCGCGCGGACGTCGACGAGGAGAAACTGGAACACGGCCTCGTCACGTACCGCCGGTTCCACCGCGACGAGTCGGCCGTGCTGAAGGCGTTCCACGAGGCCGTCGAGCGGTGGGCGGCCGTCGACGAGCACGACCACGTCGTGTCGATACTCGGCCAGGGCGACCGCTGGCTGGCGACCCGCTACGACGACGGCGAGACGTTCGAGCGCCGGGGCGCCCCGAAGACGCTCGCCGAGGCCGTCTACGACGCGATGAGCATCACGAAGGCGATCAGCTACGCGCACGCTCGCGGGGTAGTTCACGGTGGCCTCCACCCGGCCGCCGTGCGGTTCGTGGCCACCGGCAGGAGGACGTGGGACGCACCAGTGGTCGGCGACTGGGGGTTCGCGCACGCCGCCAGCGGCGTGCAGGTCCCGCCGGTCCCGTCCGGGTTCGCGGCGCCCGAACACCACGAACCAGAGACGTACGGGCGCTTCGACCAGTCGACGGACGTGTTCGGCGTCGGCGCGATGACCTACTACCTGTTCACGGGCGAACCGCCGAACGCGACCGACGACCTCGTGCCGGCGAGGGAGTGGAACCCCGCGCTCCCCGAGGGGGTCGAGGACCTGTTCGCGCTGTCGCTGGCGGCCGAGAAGACCGCGCGCTACGACACGGTGCTGGACTACCAGCGCTCGCTCGACGAACTGGCGGTGACGCTCGCCGGGGAGGGGGTGGCCTGA
- a CDS encoding transcription initiation factor IIB family protein, producing the protein MTTEETGLDSRTVDEALDTIEDGADALSVPTETEETASAVFRRHREQHDAHPYSVVTTAAACLYVACKVEGVPRTVDEVVDATGADRTHLLRRAKDVTSELAIDLSGFADATRYVERYADELDLPEAVAARASDIVDRCEEAGIAGGKSPSGWAAAAIYNASVEADMKVRQDTLTELADVTHVTIRNRYQEQRELLRERNPPPETATEAVAWYCEHLPVSDYVASAARDLLAAVAERRDVDDAPAEWAAAALRVAGERAGTPVGMKALKTPPGCQSEAIHEREQAFEDC; encoded by the coding sequence ATGACGACCGAGGAGACGGGTCTGGACTCCCGCACCGTCGACGAGGCACTCGACACAATCGAGGACGGTGCTGACGCCCTGAGCGTTCCCACGGAGACCGAGGAGACGGCTTCGGCGGTGTTCCGCCGCCACAGAGAACAGCACGACGCCCACCCATACTCAGTCGTGACGACGGCTGCGGCCTGCCTCTACGTGGCCTGCAAGGTCGAGGGCGTCCCCCGGACCGTCGACGAGGTCGTCGACGCGACCGGCGCGGACCGGACGCACCTGCTGCGGCGCGCGAAGGACGTGACGAGCGAACTCGCCATCGACCTCTCCGGGTTCGCGGACGCCACGCGGTACGTCGAGCGATACGCCGACGAACTCGACCTCCCCGAGGCGGTCGCGGCCCGCGCGAGCGACATCGTGGACCGCTGTGAGGAGGCGGGCATCGCGGGCGGGAAGTCCCCGAGCGGCTGGGCAGCCGCGGCCATCTACAACGCCAGCGTGGAGGCCGACATGAAGGTCCGTCAGGACACGCTGACGGAACTCGCGGACGTGACCCACGTCACCATCCGGAACCGCTACCAGGAGCAGCGGGAACTGCTGCGCGAACGGAATCCGCCGCCGGAGACGGCGACCGAGGCGGTCGCGTGGTACTGCGAACACCTGCCGGTCTCCGACTACGTCGCGTCGGCCGCCCGCGACCTGCTCGCGGCCGTCGCGGAGCGCCGGGACGTCGACGACGCGCCGGCCGAGTGGGCTGCTGCGGCACTCCGAGTGGCGGGCGAGCGCGCCGGCACACCCGTCGGGATGAAGGCACTGAAGACGCCGCCCGGCTGTCAGTCGGAAGCGATCCACGAACGCGAGCAGGCGTTCGAGGACTGCTGA
- a CDS encoding ZIP family metal transporter, which yields MELTGALAFVFVAGLLTDLATGLGALPFFFVDDVNDRWRVGLWGLASGIMLSASGFGLFREGLNYGTPLEVAAGAAVGVALVLVADYVIHSYEFAPREIAEADFKKLVLIAGVLTVHSFPEGVAVGVSFADMGLEGGYPILGFTVPLLAIFMTIAISIHNIPEGLAVSIPLHEHGARRWKLVAVAVFTSVPQPIGAVLAFAFVQVARTLLPVGFGFAGGAMVFLVIHEFIPEALEIGERIPGGANRELAAGLVVGIVGMVPMLFVA from the coding sequence ATGGAACTGACGGGTGCGCTGGCGTTCGTCTTCGTCGCCGGACTGCTGACGGACCTCGCGACGGGACTCGGAGCGCTCCCGTTCTTCTTCGTCGACGACGTGAACGACCGGTGGCGCGTCGGCCTCTGGGGGCTGGCTTCGGGCATCATGCTCTCGGCATCCGGGTTCGGGCTGTTCCGCGAGGGACTCAACTACGGCACCCCCCTGGAGGTCGCCGCGGGCGCGGCCGTCGGCGTCGCGCTCGTCCTCGTCGCCGACTACGTCATCCACAGCTACGAGTTCGCGCCCCGCGAGATCGCCGAGGCGGACTTCAAGAAACTCGTCCTCATCGCGGGCGTACTCACCGTCCACTCGTTCCCCGAGGGCGTCGCCGTCGGTGTCTCCTTCGCGGACATGGGGCTGGAGGGCGGCTACCCGATTCTCGGGTTCACCGTGCCGCTGCTCGCCATCTTCATGACCATCGCCATCTCGATCCACAACATCCCGGAGGGGTTGGCCGTCTCCATCCCCCTCCACGAACACGGCGCGCGCCGGTGGAAACTCGTCGCTGTCGCCGTGTTCACCAGCGTCCCCCAGCCCATCGGCGCGGTGCTCGCGTTCGCGTTCGTCCAGGTCGCACGGACGCTGCTCCCCGTCGGCTTCGGCTTCGCGGGCGGCGCCATGGTGTTCCTCGTGATCCACGAGTTCATCCCGGAGGCCCTCGAGATCGGCGAGCGCATCCCGGGCGGTGCCAACCGGGAACTCGCGGCCGGACTGGTCGTCGGAATCGTCGGGATGGTGCCGATGCTGTTCGTCGCGTAG
- a CDS encoding C40 family peptidase — MDAARRATLALQRCRSRWAPDDRVAVFDLHVERDPLALVGTVSTPALRERALSAARDAAREPVDCEVRVLDSYARPVTATVRTAAVRADPDPGAERVTELRYGADAVGFDTADGWHRVRVPDGYVGWVDEDALGDAVAVDPDVQTTDDLAVYGVAVPHGTECERTGDGLVRFRTGVEVERTDGVVPPAEPTRESVVSTALEYLGTRYRWGGVTDDGIDCSGLSWVVYHRHGVTLPRDADQQRGVGDPVSRDELVAGDLLFFPGHVAIATGPQSFVHAYGPPEAVVENSFDPTADDYVADLDESFACARRLL, encoded by the coding sequence ATGGACGCTGCCCGCCGCGCGACACTCGCTCTCCAGCGCTGCCGCAGTCGCTGGGCGCCCGACGACCGCGTCGCCGTCTTCGACCTCCACGTCGAGCGCGACCCGCTCGCACTCGTCGGCACCGTCTCGACTCCAGCACTCCGCGAGCGCGCGCTCTCCGCGGCCCGCGACGCCGCTCGGGAACCCGTCGACTGCGAGGTACGCGTGCTGGATTCGTACGCACGACCAGTCACCGCTACAGTCCGCACCGCGGCCGTCCGCGCCGACCCCGACCCGGGTGCCGAACGCGTCACCGAACTCCGGTACGGCGCCGACGCCGTCGGGTTCGACACGGCCGACGGCTGGCACCGCGTTCGCGTGCCGGACGGCTACGTCGGCTGGGTCGACGAGGACGCACTCGGCGACGCGGTGGCAGTCGACCCCGACGTCCAGACCACCGACGACCTCGCTGTATACGGAGTCGCCGTCCCCCACGGAACGGAGTGCGAGCGAACCGGTGACGGCCTCGTTCGCTTCCGTACCGGCGTGGAGGTGGAGCGCACCGACGGCGTCGTGCCACCAGCCGAACCCACCCGTGAGTCCGTCGTGTCGACCGCCCTCGAGTACCTCGGGACGCGGTACCGCTGGGGTGGCGTGACCGACGACGGTATCGACTGCTCCGGCCTCTCGTGGGTCGTCTACCACCGCCACGGCGTGACGCTCCCCCGCGACGCCGACCAGCAGCGCGGCGTCGGTGACCCCGTCTCCCGGGACGAACTCGTGGCCGGCGACCTCCTGTTCTTCCCGGGTCACGTCGCCATCGCTACCGGTCCACAGTCGTTCGTCCACGCGTACGGTCCGCCGGAAGCGGTCGTCGAGAACAGCTTCGACCCGACCGCCGACGACTACGTCGCGGACCTCGACGAGTCGTTCGCGTGCGCCCGACGCCTCCTCTGA
- a CDS encoding carbon-nitrogen hydrolase family protein, which yields MPTPTVAACQTDVADLHPAANLATVGERLAALDSGVDVALFPEYALTGFVADDRVSDAALHRDGDELDRLAAYASDYDVAVLAGFVEDAEGELYNTAVYVTPDGNRTFYRKRNRWAGERAVLAAGDEAVTVQTPVGEAGIVTCYDLNFVEVSAAFARERVDALFVVGAWPGSYSENWRLLLRARALDGVRWVVGCGRTGRRELPDSPVVEYAGRSAVVRPDGAVSASLNRDDRTLVADLDPDLLAEQREFIPVFAGDS from the coding sequence GTGCCGACTCCCACCGTCGCCGCCTGCCAGACCGACGTCGCGGACCTCCACCCGGCGGCCAACCTCGCCACGGTCGGCGAACGCCTCGCCGCGCTCGACAGCGGCGTGGACGTCGCGTTGTTCCCGGAGTACGCGCTCACCGGCTTCGTCGCCGACGACCGCGTCTCCGACGCCGCGCTCCACCGGGATGGCGACGAACTCGACCGTCTCGCAGCGTACGCCAGCGACTACGACGTCGCGGTGCTCGCCGGGTTCGTCGAGGACGCCGAGGGGGAACTGTACAACACCGCCGTCTACGTCACGCCCGACGGCAACCGGACGTTCTACCGGAAGCGCAACCGCTGGGCGGGCGAGCGAGCGGTGCTCGCGGCCGGCGACGAGGCTGTCACCGTCCAGACCCCCGTCGGCGAGGCCGGCATCGTCACGTGCTACGACCTCAACTTCGTCGAGGTGAGCGCCGCGTTCGCCCGCGAGCGAGTCGACGCGCTGTTCGTCGTCGGCGCGTGGCCGGGGTCGTACAGCGAGAACTGGCGACTCCTCCTCCGCGCTCGTGCACTCGACGGCGTGCGCTGGGTGGTCGGCTGTGGGCGCACGGGCCGCCGCGAACTCCCGGACTCACCGGTCGTCGAGTACGCGGGGCGGTCGGCGGTCGTGCGCCCAGACGGCGCCGTCAGCGCGTCGCTGAACCGCGACGACCGCACGCTCGTCGCCGACCTCGACCCCGACCTCCTGGCCGAGCAGCGCGAGTTCATCCCCGTGTTTGCCGGGGATTCATAG
- a CDS encoding MazG nucleotide pyrophosphohydrolase domain-containing protein, whose protein sequence is MDDQDLVADFLDDNDLHAPPANRVLDLASEVGELAKNVNESTDYGASDGAVVERDELGDALFCLLALADELDYDAGAALNEALAKYADRIEETGGAGSGE, encoded by the coding sequence ATGGACGACCAGGACCTAGTCGCCGACTTCCTCGACGACAACGACCTCCACGCACCCCCCGCGAACCGTGTGCTCGACCTCGCCAGTGAGGTCGGGGAACTCGCGAAGAACGTCAACGAGAGCACCGACTACGGCGCCAGCGACGGTGCTGTCGTGGAGCGCGACGAACTCGGCGACGCCCTGTTCTGCCTGCTCGCACTGGCCGACGAACTCGACTACGACGCCGGTGCGGCCCTCAACGAGGCGCTCGCGAAGTACGCCGACCGCATCGAGGAGACCGGCGGCGCTGGGTCCGGCGAGTAG
- a CDS encoding thiolase C-terminal domain-containing protein — MNRVAIVGASMTTFGERDAWVRELLAEAGDACLADAGIGGDELDHLYVSNMASGEFEGQTGVPNALAHDLNALGAYTARIDQTSSSGGAGIYAAWQSVASGASDLTMLVGGEKMTHRTTGEATDVIASLTHPVEYKHGVTLPSFAGLTARKYLDEYDAPRESLGKVAVKNHQNGVDNPHAQFRKEVDLETVLDSPVVADPLRLYDFCPITDGSAALLFCPEEVASEYTDDYVVVSGIGGATDTHVVHERADPTTMGGVVDSSEIAYEMSDLGPEDVDVAELHDMFTILEFLQSEDLGFFKKGEGWKAVEEGVTDRDGDLPINTSGGLKSKGHPLGASGVAQAYELYQQLLGEAGPRQVDCEVGLACNVGGFGNCVTTTILERP; from the coding sequence ATGAACCGTGTAGCGATCGTCGGTGCGTCGATGACGACGTTCGGAGAGCGCGACGCCTGGGTGCGCGAGTTGCTGGCGGAGGCCGGCGACGCGTGTCTGGCGGACGCGGGTATCGGCGGCGACGAACTCGACCACCTCTACGTCTCGAACATGGCCAGCGGCGAGTTCGAGGGACAGACGGGCGTTCCGAACGCCCTCGCCCACGACCTGAACGCGCTGGGGGCCTACACTGCGCGCATCGACCAGACTAGTTCCTCGGGCGGTGCGGGCATCTACGCCGCCTGGCAGTCCGTCGCCTCGGGCGCCAGCGACCTCACCATGCTCGTCGGCGGCGAGAAGATGACCCACCGGACGACCGGCGAGGCGACCGACGTCATAGCCAGCCTCACCCACCCCGTCGAGTACAAACACGGCGTCACGCTCCCGAGTTTCGCGGGGCTCACCGCGCGCAAGTACCTCGACGAGTACGACGCGCCCCGCGAGAGTCTCGGCAAGGTCGCGGTGAAGAACCACCAGAACGGCGTGGACAACCCCCACGCGCAGTTCCGCAAGGAGGTCGATCTGGAGACGGTTCTCGACTCCCCCGTCGTCGCGGACCCGCTGCGCCTCTACGACTTCTGCCCCATCACGGACGGCAGCGCCGCGCTGCTGTTCTGTCCGGAGGAGGTCGCCAGCGAGTACACCGACGACTACGTCGTCGTCTCGGGCATCGGCGGCGCGACGGACACCCACGTCGTCCACGAGCGCGCGGACCCGACGACGATGGGCGGCGTCGTCGACTCCTCGGAGATCGCCTACGAGATGTCGGACCTGGGTCCCGAGGACGTCGACGTCGCGGAACTCCACGACATGTTCACCATCCTCGAGTTCCTCCAGAGCGAGGACCTCGGCTTCTTCAAGAAGGGCGAGGGCTGGAAGGCCGTCGAGGAGGGCGTGACGGACCGCGACGGCGACCTCCCCATCAACACGTCGGGCGGCCTCAAATCCAAGGGACACCCGCTCGGCGCGAGCGGCGTCGCACAGGCATACGAACTCTACCAGCAGTTGCTCGGCGAAGCCGGCCCAAGACAGGTCGACTGCGAGGTCGGCCTCGCGTGCAACGTGGGCGGCTTCGGCAACTGCGTGACCACCACCATCCTCGAACGACCATGA
- a CDS encoding DUF7504 family protein — translation MADAASGHRWTDSPVAFGDALDELKTAGCMLLVVQPPDGDGGHAGCGRMLGSDVSGDRRRLFVQTDAARAAGHGHADHHAGESRTVVFDTTARAATATAPTDTPADQPTTVTDSLAALADAAETELDALAPASGFEPGALRVCVDSFGGLLSAEDLAAAADCVERLQRAVTARNGMGHLHVSRQVPANAVEALLPMFDAVVEVADADEPRQRWHLLDESLSTAWLEL, via the coding sequence ATGGCAGACGCTGCCTCCGGCCACAGGTGGACCGACTCTCCTGTCGCGTTCGGCGACGCGCTCGACGAACTGAAGACCGCGGGCTGTATGCTGCTCGTGGTCCAGCCACCGGACGGCGACGGGGGCCACGCCGGGTGCGGGCGGATGCTGGGGTCGGATGTCTCCGGCGACCGGCGACGACTGTTCGTCCAGACGGACGCCGCTCGCGCAGCGGGCCACGGTCACGCAGACCACCACGCAGGGGAGAGTCGGACCGTCGTGTTCGACACGACGGCACGTGCTGCGACGGCCACTGCGCCGACAGACACGCCGGCGGACCAGCCGACCACAGTCACCGACAGCCTGGCAGCACTCGCGGACGCGGCGGAGACCGAACTCGACGCACTCGCACCCGCGAGCGGCTTCGAACCGGGGGCGCTCAGAGTCTGCGTCGACTCCTTCGGCGGCCTGCTCTCGGCCGAGGACCTCGCCGCGGCCGCCGACTGCGTAGAACGACTCCAGCGCGCCGTCACGGCGAGAAATGGAATGGGGCACCTCCACGTCAGCCGCCAGGTCCCGGCGAACGCCGTCGAGGCACTGCTGCCGATGTTCGACGCGGTCGTCGAGGTCGCCGACGCCGACGAGCCCCGTCAGCGCTGGCACCTCCTCGACGAGTCGCTGTCGACGGCGTGGCTCGAACTGTGA